The segment CTAAAGCTGTCCGGCTACAGCCGAGCAGACTTCATGGTGGTGGGCAACGCCCCCTACCTGCTGGAAATCAACACTCTGCCGGGCATGACGCCGACCAGCCTGATTCCCCAGGAAGCGGCAGAAGCAGGCTACAGCTTCGAGGATCTCATCGCCAAACTCATTGAGCTTGGCATGAGCCGGAGCCAGGCATGAGCACAAGGCTGTCCGTCATGACCAAGGCCCTGCTCGGGGCCTACAATCTGCTGTGGCTCCCAGCGCTGCCCGCACTCTACGCCGCCCCGCGCATACGTGAAGGCTTCGCTCGGCGCCTGTTGCGCGACGGCCCCGAAGGGTATGTGGACATCTGGATTCAGGCCGCCAGCGGAGGTGAAGCCTACCTTGCCCGCGAGCTGATTCTGGGCCTGCCCAAGGACAGCAAGCTGACCGTGCTGGTCACCTCCATGACCAGCCAGGGACTGGGCATTCTGGAACAAACGGCCTGGGACCTGCCCCAGACGCATCCACAGCTTACGATGCACACCAGCTATTTGCCCTTTGACGCGCCTTCGCTGATGAACAAGGCCATGGAGCGCTTTTCGCCAAAGTGCATGGTTCTTCTGGAGACGGAAATCTGGCCCGGACTGCTGGCTGCCTGCAAGGAATTCGATGTCCCCGTGGCCGTCATCAACGGGCGCATGAATACCAGCAGTCTTGGTGGCTACCTCTGCGCACACGGGTTGCTTAAACAATTGGCCCCGGACAAAATCCTGGCCATTTCCGAAGAAGCGGCCAAACGCTATGCCCTGGTCTTCGGGGCCGAGCGCGTGGATACCATGCCCAACATCAAATTCGATCGATTCCCGGCCACGCCGGAACCTGCCAGCAAGGACAATCCTGTTCGCTCCATCCTTGGACCCAAGCCATCCTGCGCCCTGTTCGCTTCGGTCCGTCGGGAGGAAGAAGCCGA is part of the Desulfovibrio ferrophilus genome and harbors:
- a CDS encoding 3-deoxy-D-manno-octulosonic acid transferase; amino-acid sequence: MSTRLSVMTKALLGAYNLLWLPALPALYAAPRIREGFARRLLRDGPEGYVDIWIQAASGGEAYLARELILGLPKDSKLTVLVTSMTSQGLGILEQTAWDLPQTHPQLTMHTSYLPFDAPSLMNKAMERFSPKCMVLLETEIWPGLLAACKEFDVPVAVINGRMNTSSLGGYLCAHGLLKQLAPDKILAISEEAAKRYALVFGAERVDTMPNIKFDRFPATPEPASKDNPVRSILGPKPSCALFASVRREEEADILKTLLLVRKARPKTTLALFPRHMHRLDFWREALYESGLHPVLRSELDGPPPEASVILWDAFGELGTAYEFCRTAFVGGSLRPLGGQNFLEPLSHGVVPCIGPHWSNFSWIGRGIVEQGLVQEVRTPEELAEQMVKTLARPRKRDAVRSKINAYVDSRRGGTSKALELILSLSERTASTNG